In Hemicordylus capensis ecotype Gifberg chromosome 3, rHemCap1.1.pri, whole genome shotgun sequence, one DNA window encodes the following:
- the FAM76B gene encoding protein FAM76B: MAATSGASGAAVVVAAAAVAGAGSGAAPALYACTKCNQRYPFEELSQGQQLCKECRIAHPIVKCTYCRSEFQQESKTNTICKKCAQNVKQFGTPKPCQYCNIIAAFIGTKCQRCTNSEKKYGPPQTCEQCKQQCAFDRKEEGRRKVDGKLLCWLCTLSYKRVLQKTKEQRKSLGSSHSNSSSTSLTEKDQHHLKHHHHRHHHHHHRHSGGHHKISSLSPEQDQGLWKQSHKSSAAIQNETPKKKPKMESKPSNGDSSSINQSADSGGTDNFVLISQLKEEVMSLKRLLQQRDQTILEKDKKLTELKADFQYQESNLRTKMNSMERAHKETVEQLQAKNRELLKQVAALSKGKKFDKSGSMLTSP; the protein is encoded by the exons ATGGCGGCAACATCCGGGGCCTCCGGGGCGGCGGTCGTCgtagcggcggcggcggtggcaggcgctGGGTCTGGCGCGGCCCCGGCTCTCTACGCCTGCACCAAATGCAACCAGCGCTACCCTTTCGAGGAACTCTCCCAGGgacagcagctctgcaag GAATGTCGCATTGCACATCCCATCGTAAAATGTACTTATTGTCGATCAGAGTTTCAGCAAGAAAG CAAAACTAACACAATATGCAAGAAATGTGCCCAAAACGTGAAGCAGTTTGGAACA CCAAAACCATGTCAGTACTGTAACATCATTGCAGCTTTCATTGGCACGAAATGTCAGCGCTGCACAAACTCTGAAAAGAAATATGGACCACCTCAAACATGTGAACAgtgcaagcagcagtgtgctttTGATCGCAaagaggagggaagaagaaag GTTGATGGGAAGCTGTTGTGTTGGCTCTGTACTTTGTCCTACAAGAGAGTACTGCAGAAGACTAAGGAACAGAGGAAGAGCTTAGGGTCCTCACATTCTAATTCCTCCTCCACATCTCTTACTGAAAAAGACCAGCATCATttgaaacaccaccaccaccgtcatcaccaccaccaccaccgtcacAGTGGTGGCCATCACAA AATCAGCAGTCTGAGTCCAGAACAAGATCAGGGATTATGGAAACAGAG CCATAAATCCTCTGCAGCTATTCAGAATGAAACTCCAAAGAAAAAGCCCAAAATGGAATCCAAGCCATCTAATGGAGATAG TAGTTCTATAAATCAGTCGGCAGACAGTGGAGGTACTGACAATTTCGTCCTCATCAGTCAGTTGAAAGAAGAAGTGATGTCACTGAAACGTCTCTTGCAGCAAAGAGATCAAACAATTCTGGAAAAGGATAAAAAG TTGACAGAGCTGAAGGCAGATTTTCAGTACCAGGAGTCAAACTTGAGGACAAAGATGAACAGTATGGAGAGGGCTCACAAGGAAACTGTAGAACAGCTGCAG GCAAAAAATAGAGAGCTACTCAAACAGGTTGCAGCATTATCAAAGGGCAAGAAGTTCGATAAGAGTGGAAGTATGCTGACATCGCCCTGA